A single genomic interval of Eleutherodactylus coqui strain aEleCoq1 chromosome 3, aEleCoq1.hap1, whole genome shotgun sequence harbors:
- the HYI gene encoding putative hydroxypyruvate isomerase yields the protein MPPPPLRFAANVSWLFPDVPDLPGRIVAAGRAGFRAVEVAWPYAADRGALKAALRAGAMELVLMNTPAGDAAGGELGLGALPCRQDGFRAGLQQATTWAQELGCSRIHIMAGRVPAHVERSSIEKEMEETFIENLRYAADILNQADIVGLIEPINCRITEPRYFLNTPQQGAAILQKVGRPNMKMQMDLYHWQIMDGNLTENIKTYFPLIGHVQVAQVPHRNEPDSPGELNFPYLFDLLQGLGYQGYIGCEYKPRGDTAAGLGWLEDYRRRCEDRGAAQ from the exons ATGCCGCCGCCGCCGCTGCGCTTCGCAGCCAATGTCTCCTGGTTGTTCCCGGACGTCCCCGACCTCCCCGGCCGGATCGTGGCGGCGGGCCGGGCCGGCTTCCGGGCGGTGGAGGTGGCCTGGCCGTACGCGGCGGACCGGGGAGCCCTGAAGGCCGCGCTGCGGGCCGGCGCCATGGAGCTGGTGCTGATGAACACCCCGGCAG GAGacgcggcgggcggggagctcgGGCTCGGGGCGCTGCCCTGCCGACAGGATGGATTCCGCGCGGGTCTGCAGCAGGCGACCACCTGGGCGCAGGAGCTCGGCTGCAGCAG GATACACATCATGGCCGGTCGGGTACCAGCGCACGTTGAAAGGTCATCCATTGAGAAAGAGATGGAGGAGACGTTTATAGAGAACCTGAGATATGCAGCTGACATATTAAACCAG GCGGACATCGTCGGTCTAATCGAGCCCATAAACTGCCGCATTACGGAGCCCCGATATTTCCTGAACACCCCGCAGCAGG GGGCCGCGATCTTACAGAAAGTGGGGAGACCCAACATGAAGATGCAGATG GATCTTTATCACTGGCAGATAATGGACGGGAATCTTACGGAGAACATTAAGACGTATTTTCCGCTGATCG GTCACGTTCAGGTAGCGCAGGTCCCGCACCGCAACGAGCCCGACAGTCCCGGAGAGCTGAACTTCCCTTATCTCTTCGACCTCCTGCAGGGACTCGGCTACCAGGGCTACATCGGATGCGAATACAAACCTCGAG GAGACAC